The following are from one region of the Arcobacter defluvii genome:
- a CDS encoding nitrous oxide-stimulated promoter family protein, giving the protein MTFEKYEIEIQTLKRFYELYCNDKHLNQKSYTINLIYKEKSVELNLHLCEECKEAIIYSFERLNNCPHEIKPRCRICPNPCYEKKRWKNIAKIMKYSAIKLSLSKIKSKIFNLFD; this is encoded by the coding sequence ATGACATTTGAAAAATATGAGATAGAAATACAAACACTAAAAAGATTTTATGAATTATATTGTAATGACAAACATTTAAATCAAAAATCTTATACTATAAATCTAATATATAAAGAGAAATCTGTTGAATTAAACCTTCATTTATGTGAAGAGTGCAAAGAAGCTATAATTTACTCTTTTGAAAGATTAAATAATTGTCCACATGAAATAAAACCTAGATGCAGAATTTGTCCAAATCCTTGCTATGAAAAAAAAAGATGGAAAAACATTGCAAAGATTATGAAATATTCTGCAATAAAATTATCCTTAAGTAAAATAAAATCTAAAATTTTCAATCTTTTTGATTAA
- a CDS encoding acetolactate synthase large subunit, whose translation MNASELFVKALENEGVEYIFGIPGEENLDFLEALRTSNIKLILTRHEQGAGFMAATYGRLTGKVGVCISTLGPGATNFATSAAYAQLGGMPMMMITGQKPIKKSKQGRFQIVDIVGMMKPMTKYAKQVVNGNNIPSMVREAFKIATTERPGAVHIELPEDIAAEEVEFNIYPVKPFKYPKAGKEAIADAVGMIEKAKRPLLLIGAGANRTRIGTALTDFVNETGIPFFSTQMGKGVIDENHKLCLSTAALSKDDFIHCAIERADLIINVGHDVIEKPPFFMENKPNATKVIHVNFFPSEVDDTYFPQLDVVGDIASNVSQMTAAISKQEHWDFDYYVRLAEDIRTRLSKYFGDNRFPILPQRAVRAIRKTLDEEDIVTLDNGVYKIWFARNYRCARPNTLLLDNALATMGAGLPSGMAAKMVNPDKKVVAVCGDGGFMMNSQEMETAVRLGLDLTVVILNDNAYGMIKWKQTGMGFETFGLDLDNPDFVKYAEAYGATGHRPQSVEEFEETLDKCVNGKGVHLIDLAVDYSLNHSILNELLAKKQCLI comes from the coding sequence CTTGATTTTCTTGAAGCACTAAGGACATCAAATATTAAACTAATTTTAACAAGACATGAACAAGGTGCTGGATTTATGGCAGCAACTTATGGAAGACTAACAGGAAAAGTTGGAGTTTGTATTTCTACTTTAGGCCCTGGTGCTACAAATTTTGCTACAAGTGCGGCTTATGCACAACTTGGTGGAATGCCGATGATGATGATCACAGGGCAAAAACCAATTAAAAAATCTAAACAAGGACGATTCCAAATCGTTGATATTGTTGGTATGATGAAACCAATGACAAAATATGCGAAACAAGTTGTAAATGGAAATAATATTCCTTCAATGGTAAGAGAAGCGTTTAAAATTGCAACTACTGAAAGACCAGGTGCTGTTCATATTGAGTTACCTGAGGATATTGCCGCAGAAGAAGTAGAATTTAATATTTATCCAGTTAAACCTTTTAAATATCCAAAAGCAGGAAAAGAAGCAATTGCAGATGCAGTTGGTATGATTGAAAAAGCAAAAAGACCATTATTACTTATTGGTGCTGGTGCAAATAGAACAAGAATCGGTACAGCTTTAACTGATTTTGTTAATGAAACTGGAATCCCTTTCTTCTCAACACAAATGGGTAAAGGTGTAATTGATGAAAATCATAAACTTTGCTTGTCAACAGCTGCACTTTCAAAAGATGATTTTATTCACTGCGCGATTGAAAGAGCAGATTTAATCATCAATGTTGGACATGATGTTATTGAAAAACCACCATTTTTTATGGAAAATAAACCAAATGCAACAAAAGTTATTCATGTAAATTTCTTCCCATCAGAAGTTGATGATACTTATTTCCCTCAATTAGATGTAGTTGGTGATATTGCTTCAAATGTTTCTCAAATGACAGCAGCTATTTCTAAACAAGAGCATTGGGATTTTGATTATTATGTAAGATTAGCAGAAGATATTAGAACAAGATTATCTAAATATTTTGGTGATAATAGATTCCCTATTTTACCACAAAGAGCAGTAAGAGCTATTAGAAAAACTTTAGACGAAGAAGATATTGTAACACTTGATAATGGAGTTTATAAAATCTGGTTTGCAAGAAATTATAGATGTGCAAGACCAAATACATTATTATTAGACAATGCACTTGCAACTATGGGAGCAGGACTTCCATCTGGAATGGCTGCAAAAATGGTAAATCCTGATAAAAAAGTTGTTGCAGTTTGTGGTGATGGTGGATTTATGATGAATTCACAAGAAATGGAAACAGCAGTAAGATTAGGACTTGATTTAACAGTTGTTATTTTAAATGATAATGCATACGGTATGATTAAATGGAAACAAACAGGAATGGGATTTGAAACATTTGGTTTAGATTTAGATAATCCTGATTTTGTTAAATATGCAGAAGCATATGGAGCAACTGGACATAGACCACAAAGTGTTGAAGAATTTGAAGAAACTCTAGACAAATGTGTAAATGGAAAAGGTGTTCATTTAATAGATTTAGCAGTTGATTATTCTTTAAATCACTCAATTTTAAATGAGTTATTAGCTAAAAAACAATGTTTAATATGA
- the ung gene encoding uracil-DNA glycosylase, producing MTWENVINIEKEKPYYKFLKDEIDKRYENTRVFPEKKNIFNAFSLTKLDNLKVVILGQDPYHGFGQAQGLAFSTPKNIKNPPSMVNILKEINDDLGKKSVCEDGDLTPWAKQGVLLLNTILTVQESLAKSHHNLGWETFTDNIIKFISDNKENVIFILWGSPAISKSKLIDKKKHHILTAPHPSPLSSYRGFFGCKHFSKTNEILKSLGKEEITW from the coding sequence ATGACTTGGGAAAATGTAATAAATATAGAAAAAGAAAAACCATATTATAAATTTTTAAAAGATGAAATAGATAAAAGATATGAAAATACAAGAGTATTTCCTGAAAAGAAAAATATTTTTAATGCTTTTTCTCTTACAAAATTGGATAATTTAAAAGTGGTAATATTAGGACAAGATCCTTATCATGGTTTTGGTCAGGCACAAGGTTTGGCTTTTTCAACACCAAAAAATATAAAAAATCCACCTTCAATGGTAAATATTTTAAAAGAGATAAATGATGATTTAGGTAAAAAATCTGTTTGTGAAGATGGAGATTTAACACCTTGGGCAAAACAAGGAGTTTTACTTTTAAATACAATCTTAACAGTTCAAGAAAGCTTAGCAAAGTCTCATCATAATTTAGGTTGGGAAACTTTTACAGATAATATAATTAAATTTATTAGTGACAATAAAGAGAATGTAATTTTTATTCTTTGGGGAAGTCCAGCTATTTCTAAATCAAAATTAATTGATAAGAAAAAACATCATATTTTAACTGCACCACATCCAAGTCCACTTTCATCTTATAGAGGATTCTTTGGTTGTAAACATTTTTCAAAAACAAATGAAATACTAAAAAGTTTAGGAAAAGAAGAGATAACTTGGTGA
- a CDS encoding aldehyde dehydrogenase family protein encodes MSTIEVTSPFDGKVVGTVPFTTVEGVQKAIDTAYERYLDVDNWIPKYKRVEILENLMKIMSSQVEELTILCASEGGKPYMDSKVEVLRAINGVKIAIEQIGLQEGHEIAMGHTPTSTNRIAYTMKEPIGVVVSISAFNHPLNLAIHQVIPALAVGCPVIIRPATQTPMSAVRLVELLKEAGLPEGWAQAVVCDRAGGELLVTSPKTAFFSFIGSGPVGWYLNSKASAGTRSALEHGGVAPVIVEPDADIESMIPDLVKGGFYHAGQVCVSVQRIFVHESIANTVASKITEKASKLVVGNQLDPKTEVGPLINHNEVNRVEEWVNDAVAKGGKILTGGKRISDSCYEPTVIFNPSDDAIISQKEIFGPVVVVYPYKTLDEAIKRANQLDVSFQAAVFTKNIDTALKTVKRLNATAVMVNDHTAFRVDWMPFGGAKTSGLGLGGIPDTMAEMQNQKMMVIKSPVL; translated from the coding sequence ATGAGTACAATAGAAGTAACATCACCATTTGACGGAAAAGTAGTTGGAACAGTTCCATTCACAACAGTTGAAGGAGTACAAAAAGCTATCGACACTGCATACGAAAGATATTTAGATGTTGATAACTGGATTCCAAAATATAAAAGAGTGGAAATCTTAGAAAACTTGATGAAGATTATGTCTTCACAAGTTGAAGAGTTAACAATTCTTTGCGCAAGTGAAGGTGGAAAACCATATATGGACTCAAAAGTAGAAGTACTAAGAGCTATTAATGGTGTAAAAATAGCAATCGAACAAATAGGACTTCAAGAAGGTCATGAAATTGCAATGGGACATACTCCAACAAGTACAAATAGAATAGCTTATACTATGAAAGAACCAATTGGAGTTGTTGTATCAATTTCAGCGTTTAATCACCCATTAAATTTAGCAATTCACCAAGTAATTCCAGCACTTGCAGTAGGTTGTCCAGTTATTATTAGACCAGCAACTCAAACTCCAATGTCTGCTGTAAGATTAGTGGAATTATTAAAAGAAGCTGGATTACCTGAAGGTTGGGCACAAGCAGTAGTTTGTGATAGAGCAGGTGGAGAACTTTTAGTTACAAGTCCTAAAACAGCATTCTTTTCATTTATTGGTTCAGGTCCTGTTGGTTGGTATTTAAACTCAAAAGCTAGTGCAGGAACAAGAAGTGCATTAGAACATGGTGGTGTTGCGCCTGTTATTGTTGAACCAGATGCTGATATTGAATCAATGATACCAGATCTTGTAAAAGGTGGATTCTACCATGCAGGTCAAGTTTGTGTTTCTGTTCAAAGAATTTTTGTACATGAATCAATTGCAAATACAGTTGCATCAAAAATTACTGAAAAAGCTTCAAAACTTGTAGTTGGAAATCAATTAGATCCTAAAACTGAAGTTGGACCATTAATTAATCACAACGAAGTAAATAGAGTTGAAGAGTGGGTTAATGATGCAGTTGCAAAAGGTGGAAAAATATTAACTGGTGGGAAAAGAATTTCTGATTCTTGTTATGAGCCAACTGTTATTTTCAATCCAAGTGATGATGCAATTATCTCTCAAAAAGAGATTTTTGGACCAGTTGTAGTTGTTTATCCATATAAAACTTTAGATGAAGCAATTAAAAGAGCAAATCAACTAGATGTTTCTTTCCAAGCAGCAGTATTTACAAAAAATATTGATACAGCTTTAAAAACTGTAAAAAGATTAAATGCAACAGCTGTTATGGTAAATGATCATACAGCATTTAGAGTTGATTGGATGCCATTTGGTGGAGCAAAAACTTCAGGTCTTGGATTAGGTGGAATTCCTGATACTATGGCTGAAATGCAAAATCAAAAAATGATGGTTATTAAATCACCAGTTTTATAA